CTTTAGGGAACCGCAACGAAACCTTTACGGAACCGTGCTATGCTGGATGCGATCGAACGGAACCTTCCACCGCCTGCGGCACCTTCGCTTTGGGGAGGAGAAGTGGTTGCGGATCGTCCTTTTCGGAGACTTTCACTACCCGTACTTTCTCGAATGCGCGGATCGGAGCACCGCCGCGGCGCGCGACCGCGCTTACCGAACCCTCGCCGATCACCTGTTGGCCGAACGGGCGGACTACCTCGTGGGCGTCGGCGACGTGACGAACTTCGGCTACCCCGAAGAATTCGCCGGAGTGCGGGAGCTCTTCGATCCCGCGGGCGAGCGCTTTCTCTACGTCCTGGGGAACCACGACACGCTCCTTTTGCCCAAAGAGGAGATCGAGGCGGAGATCGGACAGGCGCGTTTTCGCGTGGTCGAACACGACGAGGCGACCCTCATCTTCCTCGACAGCACCCGCGACCGTTCTCTGCGAGACTGGAGTGGGACGATGGACGGAGAGCAGCTCCGATGGCTAGCCGGCGTGCTCGGTTCGCGTGAGGAGGGGGACGATCGGCCGTTTTTGGTCTTCGTCCACCACCCGCCGTACGGTACGACGGCCCGCTCCACCGAGGCCAAGATGCACGTCGATCCGGCCGTGCCTCTGATCGATCTCTTGGCTTCGGCGCCGGCCCCCGTGGTCGTCTTCACCGGACACAACCACGTCCACTCCGTCGTCTACCGCCAAGGGATCGCCTTTGTGCAAACGGCGGCCGTGCTCGACTCTCCGGGATACCGCGTGATCGAGGTCGGAGAAGGACGGATGCGCGTGGACTTTCGGCCGATCGCCGATCCGGAGCTGCGGCAGGCGATCGGGCACTTCCACCGCCGGATGCCGGGATTTTCGCCCTACCCCGCTCCGGAAGGCACGGAATCCGATAGGACCGCAGAAATCCCTCTGTCGGCCAAGGGCAAAGGGAAAGGCCGCCCCCCCACGGCGCGTGAGCTTCCGCAAAGTCGGGATGTGTAGGCCCGGGACTTCCGTCCACACGACGAAAAGCCCCCCCGACCGCCATGGTCGGGGGGCTTTGTGCACGGGTGGAGCCCGATAGGGAGGTCACACGTGCGGCAGGAAGAAGAGCTGAATGAGAAAGACCACGGCAAAGAAGTAGAGGAGCGGGTGTACCTCGCGACCGCGGCCGCGGACGAGCTTGAGGATGGGATAGGCGGAGAAGCCGAGGGCGATGCCCGTGGCGATGCTCGAGGTAAGCGGCATGGAGAGGATCACGAGAAAGGCGGGGAAGGCCTCGTCGAATTCGTCCCAGGGGATTTCCCGGAGGACGTGGAGCATGAGGCTTCCCACGAGGATGAGGGCGGGGGCGGTGATGGCGGAAAGCCCGGCGACCGCCTGCACCGTGGGGAAAAAGAAGAGCGTGAGGAGGAAAAAGCCCGCAACGGCAACGGCGGTGAGACCCGTCCGTCCCCCGGCGGCCACGCCGGCGCCGGATTCGATGTAGGCGCTCGTGGGGCTCGTGCCGAGGAGGGCGCCTACGCTCGTGGCCACGGAGTCGGCGAGGAGCGCTTCGCGCGCCCGAGGAAAGCGGCCGTTTACGAGGAGCCCCGCCTGTTCGGCGATGCCGATCATCGTCCCCGTAGTGTCAAACAAGGTGATGATGAGGAAGGCGAGGACGACGGTGTAGAGGTCGTAGCGGAAGAGGTCGACGAAGGGCGTGAAGGGATCGACGACGAAGAGGCCGTCGGAGGGGAGCTTCGGCAGGGAGAAGAACCCCTGATCAAAGGTGAGCATGCCCACAGCCGCGGCCACGATCGCCGTCACGAGCATTCCGAGGAAGATCGCCCCGGGGACACGGCGGGCGTAGAGCACGACGGTGACGAGGAGGCCGAAAAGCGCAAGGAGGGTTTGGGGCGCCTTGAGGTTTCCCAGGGCTACGAGGTTTGTTCCATGCGCCGTGACGATGCCGGAAAGCCTGAGGCCGATAAAGGCGATGAAGAGGCCGATACCCGCGGTGACCGCGTGCTTGAGGCTTGCGGGGATGGCGTTGAGGAGGTCCTCGCGAAAGCGGGTCACGGAGAGGATCACGAAGAGAACGCCGGCGACGAAGACCGCCCCAAAGGCGACGCGGTAGTCGATTCCCGCAGCGCTTCCGACGACGGAAAAGGCGAAGAAGGCGTTGAGCCCCATCCCCGGGGCGACGGCGATCGGGTAGTTCGCCCGAAGCCCCATCCACAAGGTTCCGAGGATCGTCGCCACGACGGTGGCGAAAAAGGCGCGGTCGAACGGCACCTGGGCCTGCCCGAGGATGATCGGGTTCACGACGACGATGTAGACCATGGTGAGGAAGGTGGTGAGTCCGGCGAGGACTTCGCGCCCGGGGTTCGTCCCCCGTGCGGATAGTTCGAACATGCGGTCCAAATCCACGGCCGTTCCCCCTCTGCGGGTAGGTTTCTTGGCGTTCGACGGGCGGGAGCGAGGGGCGCATTCCGTACATTTTTCGTCCCGCACGCCTATCGTATTCGGTTTTTCTCCCAACCGCAAGCGCCCAGCGCGCAGCGATCGCCGCAGCGTTTTCCTCGGTCTTTCGTGCGTTTCCGTGGTATACTCCCTCTGGAGGGATGTACGGATGAGCGAACGGCAGACGACCGAACGCGATCTCACTCGTCTGTTTTCCATACAGGAGTCGGCATCCAATCTTCGGCTTCTTTCGGACGCATCGGAGGACTCCCCTGCAGGTGTGGGCGAAACCGCCCTTCGGGGAACTCCTTACGTACCTCGGCGGCTTACGCCTGCCCGCGTGTACGGCCTGCCCACGGCACGGGAGACGCGGCGGCGGGTGTTTCGCGACCTCCCCGTCGTCCTCTATCCCCCTCTTTCTGAGGAGCTCCGCCGCTTGGGACGGGGGAAGAAGTACTTCATCTACACCTACGGCTGCCTCATGAACGTCCGCGATTCCGAGACGGCGGCGGGACTTCTCGAGGCCATGGGCTTTTCCCCTGCCAAAGATCCGGCGGAGGCGGACGTCGTCCTCCTCAACACATGCGCGATCCGCGAAAACGCCGAGGAACGCGTGTTCGGCGAACTCGGCCGGCTCAAGGGGCTTAAGCGCACGCGCCCCGAACTCGTCGTCGGCGTGATGGGGTGCATGCCGCAGGAAGAGGGCGTGGCGCGCAAGCTGCTCGAAGAGCACCCAGAGGTGGACCTCGTCCTCGGCACGCACAACCTGCACCTCCTCCCCGCGCGCCTGGCGGAGGCGATTTTGGATCAAGTCCGTGTCTTTGACGTGTGGAATCGCGAAGAGGAACTCGTCGAGGCGCTCCCCGTGCGCCGGAGCGACCGGATTAAGGCGTACGTAAATATCTCCTACGGCTGCGACGAGTTCTGCACGTACTGCATCGTTCCCTACACGCGCGGGCGCGAGCGGAGTCGGCTTCCGGAGGACGTCCTCCGAGAGGTGCGCGAGCTCGCGGAGGCGGGATACCGGGAGGTCACGCTTCTCGGGCAAAACGTAAACGCCTACGGCAAGGACTTTCGCGACCGCGTGTACACCTTTGCCGACTTGCTCGCGGACATCCAAAAGATCCCCATTCCTTGGGTGCGCTTTACGACGAGCCACCCGCGGGACTTCGACCGGCGGACGATCGAGGTCCTCGCCCGCGGCGGGAACCTCGTGGAGCACGTGCACTTGCCCGTTCAGTCCGGCTCCGACGCCGTGCTTCGGCGGATGAACCGCCGCTACACGCGGGAGTGGTACCTCGAACTCGTGCGGGAAATCCGCGCGCACATTCCCGAGGTGGCCCTCACGACGGACATCATCGTGGGCTTTCCCGGAGAGACGGAGGCGGACTTCGAGGCGACCGTCTCCCTCGTGGAGGAGGTCTCCTTCGATGGCGCCTTTACCTTTATTTATTCCCCGCGAGAGGGGACGCCAGCGGCGCGCTTTCCCGACGACACGCCTTATGAGGTGAAGCGGGCGCGCCTCGAACGCCTCAACGAAGTCGTCCGGGCGCACGCCTTAAGGCACAACGAAGCGCTCCTCGGCCGGAGCGTAACCGTCCTCGTGGAAGGTCCGAGCAAGCGCGACGGCCGCGTCCTCGCCGCGCGCACGCGCACGAATAAGCTCGTACACTTCGAAGGTCCGCCGGAACTCGCCGGAGAGTTCGTCCGCGTGCGCATCGAGCGCGTGCAGCCCTACACGCTCTACGGCACCTACGTCGGAGCGGCGACTCCTGCGGAGGTGGAGGTCGGCGGATGAACGCGGAGAAACCGACCGAAACTGAACTCGTCCGCGCCCGGGCGCGCGCCGTGGTGGAGGTTTTGCGTGCGAGCGAGGTTGGCCAACGCTTTCGCGCTGCCGCCGCGCGCTGCGCCCGGCATCCCCGCCTCGCCCCCCTCGTCCGCGCTTGGCACCTCGCCCGCAGCCGTGGGGATACCGCCGCCGTGGAACGTCTCGAAGCGGAGATTTCCGCCTATCCGGTGGGCGCCGAGTACCTCGTTCTGTGGGAGGAGCTTGCCGCCCGACGCGACCTCGTGTTGTCCGTCCTCGAAGGTGCGTTGAACCGCGCGCTGGGGGAGGCGGGTTCGGACGGTGTGTAGGTCCTTCTTGCGAAAAATTTGTGATTATGATCTCTTTCGGAGGTTTATTCGTCTATGAACGACAAAATATTTAACTTTAGAAAAGCAATTTTTGATTTTAACGGCGAATCATTTATTTTTTCTCGTGCTGACACTGAATTTTTTGTTTATAAATTAAGTGATATTCCTAAAGCCCTAGATTGCGTTGATAGTGCTCGTAAGCGAGGGTTTATTGTAATTGGTTTTTTAACATTTGAAGCATGGAGGGCTTTTTTAAACGATAGTGTAGAATTAAAAAACATTGATTTAGGAAGAGGTGTCAAAAAAGACGAAAAACTTAATTATAATATTAATTTAGATCTACCATTAGCATGGTTCGGTTTATTTTCTGATAAAGAATATAATTTAGATAATTGCGCATATAAACCAAATGAAAATGATTCTAGATCTGTTTATTCTCCTGGTTATGGTGAAGATAAATGGTATTGGGTGGACAGCGAGAGATGGAAGCAACTCCTTTTCGCATTGAGCAAAGGGTACTTTCCTGACGGCATATTAAAAGAAGCGTCGTGGTACTCTTATGCTACCGTGTTTTCTCAATTGCAGAGTGTTCTGCGCACAGGAGAACTTGAAGTATTGAACTTGACTTTTCGTTTGGTCTTGCCTTTATCTCGTGCACTCCGTACCCAGGAGTTGGTGCATTTCTATAGGAATCTCGTTCGTCGGCAGGGTGCTCGATACGGAGCATTTTTTCGATTTTGGTACAGCATTTGTTTTTTCGGCCTCACCGGAACTTTTTTTCACCTGGGACGGTCGGACGATCCATCTCCGGCCGATGAAAGGAACAGCACCTCGCGGAAGGTTTGCTGAAGAAGATGCAAAACGAGGAGCGGAGCTCTTGGCATCGGAAAAAGATCGGTTGGAGCTTTTCCAAACCGCCTCGAATATTGTAGAAGAACTACGTCCTGTGGTCGACGGTAGCGTTCGAATCGGTTCCCCCGTTTTGGAGGCATATCCGACTGTCTGGCAACTAACCCTCCCCATTGAGGCAGAGACACGGAACGGTATCAATCTCCCGGAGCTTTTTCGAACTTTGTATCCCCCTACGAGCATCGCCGGTGTGCCTAAACGCGCAGCGCTTAGGTGGATTGAACGGTTAGAAGGAACCCCCCGTGGCCTTTATACGGGTGTTATCGGGATTATCGATTCGCGGAAAGCGCAGTTTAGCGTTGCCATTCGCACGGCCGTCGTCGACAACCCGAATTCGCGACTCATCTTTGGAACGGGGAGCGGGGTGACTTTACACTCGGATGCAAAACGGGAATACCAGGAAGCAATCCTTAAGGCCGCAATTCTCTTGCCCCCAACCCAAGATGCCCCCGGCACTTTTTGAAACGATGCGCCTCGATGACGGTGAAATTTTCCTTGAGGCGGATCACCTCGCGCGTCTGACGTCCTCCCTTCGGTACTATGGGTTTCCGGATCGACAGGAAGAGGTTGAATGGGCCCTTTGGAAGGCAAAATCAGAACATCCTGTAGGCCTCTTTCGGCTGCGTCTTGTCGTCCCCAGGTCGGGTTCGATTCACTGGCATGTGGAACCCCTGGGTTCTCCGTGGAATGACCAAGGACGGTTGGCCCCGAAGCCGAAAGCAGGTTTAGAAGGAGAGGTGTTCTCCGTTCCCGCTCGTGTGCCGATCGACGAAACG
This is a stretch of genomic DNA from Brockia lithotrophica. It encodes these proteins:
- a CDS encoding metallophosphoesterase family protein, which codes for MRIVLFGDFHYPYFLECADRSTAAARDRAYRTLADHLLAERADYLVGVGDVTNFGYPEEFAGVRELFDPAGERFLYVLGNHDTLLLPKEEIEAEIGQARFRVVEHDEATLIFLDSTRDRSLRDWSGTMDGEQLRWLAGVLGSREEGDDRPFLVFVHHPPYGTTARSTEAKMHVDPAVPLIDLLASAPAPVVVFTGHNHVHSVVYRQGIAFVQTAAVLDSPGYRVIEVGEGRMRVDFRPIADPELRQAIGHFHRRMPGFSPYPAPEGTESDRTAEIPLSAKGKGKGRPPTARELPQSRDV
- a CDS encoding NCS2 family permease yields the protein MFELSARGTNPGREVLAGLTTFLTMVYIVVVNPIILGQAQVPFDRAFFATVVATILGTLWMGLRANYPIAVAPGMGLNAFFAFSVVGSAAGIDYRVAFGAVFVAGVLFVILSVTRFREDLLNAIPASLKHAVTAGIGLFIAFIGLRLSGIVTAHGTNLVALGNLKAPQTLLALFGLLVTVVLYARRVPGAIFLGMLVTAIVAAAVGMLTFDQGFFSLPKLPSDGLFVVDPFTPFVDLFRYDLYTVVLAFLIITLFDTTGTMIGIAEQAGLLVNGRFPRAREALLADSVATSVGALLGTSPTSAYIESGAGVAAGGRTGLTAVAVAGFFLLTLFFFPTVQAVAGLSAITAPALILVGSLMLHVLREIPWDEFDEAFPAFLVILSMPLTSSIATGIALGFSAYPILKLVRGRGREVHPLLYFFAVVFLIQLFFLPHV
- the miaB gene encoding tRNA (N6-isopentenyl adenosine(37)-C2)-methylthiotransferase MiaB, with the translated sequence MSERQTTERDLTRLFSIQESASNLRLLSDASEDSPAGVGETALRGTPYVPRRLTPARVYGLPTARETRRRVFRDLPVVLYPPLSEELRRLGRGKKYFIYTYGCLMNVRDSETAAGLLEAMGFSPAKDPAEADVVLLNTCAIRENAEERVFGELGRLKGLKRTRPELVVGVMGCMPQEEGVARKLLEEHPEVDLVLGTHNLHLLPARLAEAILDQVRVFDVWNREEELVEALPVRRSDRIKAYVNISYGCDEFCTYCIVPYTRGRERSRLPEDVLREVRELAEAGYREVTLLGQNVNAYGKDFRDRVYTFADLLADIQKIPIPWVRFTTSHPRDFDRRTIEVLARGGNLVEHVHLPVQSGSDAVLRRMNRRYTREWYLELVREIRAHIPEVALTTDIIVGFPGETEADFEATVSLVEEVSFDGAFTFIYSPREGTPAARFPDDTPYEVKRARLERLNEVVRAHALRHNEALLGRSVTVLVEGPSKRDGRVLAARTRTNKLVHFEGPPELAGEFVRVRIERVQPYTLYGTYVGAATPAEVEVGG
- a CDS encoding chorismate-binding protein, whose translation is MLDTEHFFDFGTAFVFSASPELFFTWDGRTIHLRPMKGTAPRGRFAEEDAKRGAELLASEKDRLELFQTASNIVEELRPVVDGSVRIGSPVLEAYPTVWQLTLPIEAETRNGINLPELFRTLYPPTSIAGVPKRAALRWIERLEGTPRGLYTGVIGIIDSRKAQFSVAIRTAVVDNPNSRLIFGTGSGVTLHSDAKREYQEAILKAAILLPPTQDAPGTF